One window from the genome of Candidatus Yanofskybacteria bacterium encodes:
- the rpoB gene encoding DNA-directed RNA polymerase subunit beta — MRKILSKYAPDTFEPPNLVQVQLDSYQWFLNVGLKELLNDISPIEDWTNKDLELRFLDFKLEEPKFSEQVAREKNITYEAPLRVKISLKNKKTGKLDEQEIYLADFPIMTPRGTFVINGVERVVISQLIRSPGAFFSLSRLSRFKRFFSAKIIPSRGAWLEFETESSGVISVRIDRKRKIPATSILRAFGIGKDEEIKKLFEDVDTDPEMKYIVSTIVADAASNQDEGLIEMYKRIRPGDPATVDNARQMINNMFFNFSRYDLSRVGRYRMNQRFQKNYPLDEKNRVLKVEDIIDIMRELIHLNNDPTAQPDNIDHLGNRRVKTLGELLQDKLRLSFARMERIIKDRMSTLDIATIVPGQLINSRPFVAAVKEFFSSGQLSQFMDQVNPLAELEHKRRLSALGPGGLTRERASFEVRDVHPSHYGRICPIQTPEGPNIGLVGHLSLHAKVSPLGFILSPYRKVSKGKVTEQIDYFDATEEERFIIAHAGAKLDSNGKFTEAKIPSRVKGEPDLVTPDRIDYIDVSTKQPFSVATSLIPFLENDDANRALMGSNMQRQAVPIVSPEEPIVGTGLEERVARDSGMMIIADDAGTIEKIDSSKIILRTNKGGELNYNLLKFNKSNSFTAINQRPIVKPGQKVKKGDVLADGPATRNGELALGRNLVVAFMSFEGSNFEDAVVLSEKLVKEDMFTSIHIEDYSIDVRETKLGPEVTTYDIPNRSEEKLKNLDPDGVVRIGAEVRSQDILVGKISPKGESDLTAEERLLRAIFGEKSQDVKDTSLTLDYGKVGRVVGVRIFSRDQGDKLQAGVIKTVQVSVAQMRKVQVGDKLAGRHGNKGVISTILPEEDMPYLPDGHPVDMILSPLGIISRMNIGQVLETHLGWAASKLDYKAAVPAMGGATESMIKEELRLAGLPEDGKIYVYDGRTGEKFHQKTTVGVIYFMKLMHMVEDKMHMRSIGPYSLITQQPLGGKAQFGGQRFGEMEVWALEGYGAAHTLQEMLTIKSDDVQGRAKTYEAIVEGEEIRAPHLPESFKVLLSEIKGLGLNIELKEI, encoded by the coding sequence ATGCGCAAAATACTATCAAAATACGCCCCGGATACTTTTGAGCCACCGAACCTGGTTCAGGTTCAACTTGATTCTTATCAATGGTTTTTAAATGTTGGCTTAAAAGAACTTCTCAATGATATTTCTCCTATTGAAGACTGGACCAACAAAGATTTAGAACTAAGATTTTTGGATTTTAAATTGGAAGAACCGAAATTCAGCGAACAAGTTGCCAGAGAAAAAAATATCACCTATGAAGCCCCTCTGCGAGTAAAAATATCTCTAAAAAACAAAAAAACCGGCAAGTTGGATGAGCAGGAAATTTATTTGGCTGATTTTCCAATCATGACTCCGCGCGGCACTTTTGTAATTAACGGGGTTGAAAGAGTTGTGATTTCACAGCTTATTCGAAGCCCTGGCGCATTCTTTTCGTTATCACGCCTAAGCCGTTTCAAACGGTTTTTTAGTGCAAAAATCATACCCTCTCGGGGAGCCTGGCTTGAATTTGAAACAGAATCAAGCGGTGTAATATCTGTACGTATCGACCGCAAAAGAAAAATTCCGGCAACTTCTATTTTGAGAGCTTTTGGTATAGGTAAAGATGAAGAAATTAAAAAACTTTTTGAAGATGTAGATACCGATCCAGAAATGAAATACATCGTTTCTACTATAGTTGCCGACGCCGCCTCAAATCAGGATGAGGGTTTAATAGAAATGTATAAGCGTATTCGGCCGGGTGATCCTGCAACCGTTGACAACGCCAGGCAGATGATCAACAACATGTTTTTCAACTTTTCCAGATATGACCTTTCGCGTGTGGGACGTTACCGAATGAACCAACGTTTTCAAAAGAACTATCCACTAGACGAGAAGAATAGGGTGCTAAAGGTGGAAGATATCATAGATATAATGAGGGAGCTGATACACTTGAACAATGATCCCACTGCCCAACCTGATAACATTGACCACCTTGGCAACCGTCGAGTAAAAACTCTCGGGGAATTATTACAAGATAAATTAAGGCTGTCCTTTGCCAGAATGGAAAGAATCATAAAAGACCGCATGAGCACTTTGGATATAGCGACTATTGTTCCGGGCCAACTTATAAATTCGCGACCATTTGTTGCTGCAGTCAAAGAATTTTTTTCATCTGGTCAGCTCTCTCAATTCATGGACCAGGTTAACCCGCTTGCAGAGCTGGAACACAAACGTAGGTTGTCGGCACTCGGTCCCGGCGGACTCACTCGTGAAAGAGCAAGTTTTGAAGTACGCGACGTTCACCCTTCACATTATGGAAGAATTTGCCCAATTCAAACTCCAGAAGGTCCGAACATCGGATTGGTTGGTCATCTATCATTACATGCCAAAGTATCACCACTGGGTTTCATACTCTCGCCATATCGCAAGGTGTCTAAGGGCAAAGTTACAGAACAAATTGATTACTTTGATGCTACCGAAGAAGAACGGTTTATCATTGCTCATGCTGGCGCCAAATTAGACTCTAACGGCAAATTTACAGAAGCCAAAATACCGTCAAGGGTTAAAGGTGAACCTGACTTGGTTACACCCGACAGAATTGATTACATCGATGTTTCAACCAAACAGCCATTTTCTGTTGCCACGTCTCTTATTCCGTTTCTCGAGAACGATGATGCTAACCGCGCCCTAATGGGTTCCAACATGCAACGACAAGCAGTACCAATTGTATCTCCTGAAGAACCGATCGTTGGTACTGGACTTGAAGAAAGAGTTGCCAGAGATTCGGGCATGATGATAATCGCAGATGACGCGGGCACTATTGAAAAAATAGATAGCTCCAAAATTATATTGCGCACCAATAAAGGAGGGGAATTAAATTATAATTTATTGAAATTTAATAAATCAAACAGCTTCACTGCAATTAACCAGCGCCCGATTGTAAAACCAGGCCAGAAGGTAAAAAAGGGGGATGTTTTAGCAGATGGCCCAGCAACTAGAAATGGGGAATTAGCTTTGGGACGCAATTTAGTCGTTGCTTTCATGTCATTTGAAGGATCCAACTTTGAAGACGCTGTAGTACTTTCGGAAAAGCTGGTCAAGGAGGACATGTTCACTTCTATCCACATTGAAGATTACTCCATAGATGTACGAGAAACCAAGCTGGGACCAGAAGTTACTACCTATGATATTCCTAACCGTTCTGAAGAAAAACTTAAAAACCTTGATCCGGATGGTGTTGTGCGCATCGGAGCCGAAGTACGTTCTCAAGATATTTTAGTCGGTAAAATTTCACCAAAAGGTGAAAGCGATTTGACCGCCGAAGAAAGACTGCTGCGAGCAATATTCGGAGAAAAATCACAAGACGTAAAAGACACCTCTTTAACTCTAGATTATGGAAAGGTTGGGCGCGTCGTTGGAGTAAGAATATTTTCCAGAGACCAGGGCGACAAACTTCAGGCGGGAGTTATTAAAACTGTCCAGGTTTCAGTCGCACAAATGAGAAAAGTCCAAGTCGGAGATAAGTTGGCCGGAAGACATGGAAATAAAGGCGTTATATCCACCATACTACCAGAAGAGGACATGCCTTATCTACCAGATGGACATCCAGTCGATATGATCTTATCCCCCCTTGGTATAATCTCGCGTATGAATATCGGCCAAGTTTTAGAAACCCATCTTGGTTGGGCGGCATCTAAATTAGACTACAAAGCCGCGGTTCCAGCGATGGGCGGTGCAACAGAAAGCATGATAAAGGAAGAGCTAAGATTAGCCGGATTGCCCGAAGATGGCAAAATATACGTTTATGATGGCCGCACTGGAGAAAAATTCCACCAGAAAACCACTGTCGGGGTTATCTACTTCATGAAACTGATGCACATGGTAGAAGACAAGATGCACATGCGTTCTATCGGCCCGTATTCATTGATCACACAGCAGCCATTGGGCGGCAAAGCTCAATTTGGCGGTCAAAGATTTGGAGAAATGGAGGTCTGGGCACTTGAAGGTTATGGAGCAGCTCACACATTGCAAGAAATGCTAACCATCAAATCCGATGATGTTCAAGGACGTGCAAAAACATACGAAGCAATAGTTGAGGGAGAAGAAATCAGGGCTCCGCACCTACCAGAATCATTTAAGGTGCTGCTGTCAGAAATAAAAGGATTGGGGTTGAATATAGAGTTAAAAGAGATTTAA
- a CDS encoding DNA translocase FtsK 4TM domain-containing protein — protein MKRKLKSPKRVLKKSVEAQEVLGLSQETKNGIWGVASLGLAIVSTLAFFHKAGSAGELFASAAKSLFGWGIFLVPLGLAMLGVAFLKSISRKIYSSAIIGTVLFVLGFLAVFHVLGNGDLAVRMHQGGYLGLIIGFPILKAVGFTSSFVVLLILLFVSVLIALNIPVHKLILRKNEGTEENEEEQVLKDNVVIKRGTQIVDIKAEEAAAVAKAKAQASAPKAQTVAKHDEEEREFIIKTSRSGKWILPPIEILNSDKDQPRSGDINANVSIIKRTLANFGIDVEMGEVSIGPAVTQFTLRPAVGVKLAKITTLRNDLELALAAHPIRIEAPIPGKALVGVEVPNKKSAIVGLRDMFESEEFKKSKYFLPIAVGRDVAGFPVFAGLEKMPHLLIAGATGTGKSVSINTLLLSLLYKHSPDTLKFIMVDPKRVELSLYNGIPHLITPVIVDSKKVVNALRWAVREMEKRYERLSMSGSRDIFSFNIRQAAAKEDLMPVIVIVIDELADLMAAHGRDVEAAIVRLAQMARAVGIHLIVSTQRPSVEVITGLIKANITSRIGLQVASQVDSRTILDMSGAEKLLGNGDMLYLAGDVSKPRRIQGSFVSEKEVKDVVKFIKQQAEQLDEEIGEEKEEELKLDPDEVVTSTAGVDGGNMGDDLFNDAKEVVAQAGKASASLLQRRLRVGYARAARLLDLLEEKGIIGPGEGAKPREVYIGPSVGSGLGKGGGVPPTQDNFVDDGSVAEVVSSDSKLDDKIAVEE, from the coding sequence GTGAAGCGCAAACTCAAAAGCCCGAAAAGAGTTTTAAAAAAGTCGGTAGAAGCCCAGGAGGTTTTGGGGTTGTCGCAGGAGACCAAGAATGGCATCTGGGGCGTGGCATCTTTGGGGCTGGCCATAGTTAGCACTTTGGCCTTTTTTCATAAGGCAGGCAGTGCGGGTGAACTTTTTGCGTCAGCCGCCAAGTCGTTGTTTGGTTGGGGCATATTTTTGGTGCCGCTTGGTCTGGCCATGCTTGGCGTGGCATTTCTTAAATCAATTTCGCGCAAGATATATTCAAGCGCTATTATTGGCACAGTGCTTTTTGTCTTGGGGTTTTTGGCAGTCTTTCATGTTTTAGGCAATGGAGATTTGGCGGTTCGCATGCATCAAGGCGGATATCTTGGTTTAATTATCGGTTTTCCCATATTAAAAGCAGTCGGCTTTACTTCTTCATTCGTGGTATTGCTGATTTTGCTTTTTGTTTCGGTTTTAATAGCACTCAACATTCCCGTCCATAAACTAATATTGCGCAAGAACGAGGGCACAGAAGAAAACGAAGAGGAACAAGTTTTGAAAGATAATGTGGTAATAAAAAGAGGAACTCAAATTGTAGATATAAAAGCGGAAGAAGCGGCCGCAGTCGCAAAGGCCAAGGCTCAAGCATCTGCCCCCAAGGCGCAAACAGTAGCCAAGCACGACGAGGAAGAAAGGGAATTTATCATCAAAACATCGCGATCAGGCAAGTGGATCCTACCGCCTATTGAAATTTTGAATTCGGACAAAGACCAGCCGCGTTCCGGTGACATAAACGCCAACGTTTCCATTATTAAACGCACTCTTGCCAACTTCGGTATTGATGTTGAGATGGGCGAAGTTTCTATCGGTCCGGCGGTGACCCAGTTTACCTTGCGTCCGGCAGTTGGTGTTAAACTTGCCAAGATTACCACCTTGAGAAATGACCTCGAGCTTGCTTTAGCGGCGCATCCGATTCGTATTGAAGCGCCGATTCCGGGCAAGGCGTTAGTCGGGGTTGAGGTGCCGAATAAAAAATCGGCAATAGTGGGGCTGCGCGACATGTTTGAGTCGGAAGAATTCAAGAAAAGCAAATATTTTTTACCGATTGCGGTTGGGCGTGATGTTGCCGGTTTTCCTGTTTTTGCGGGACTCGAGAAGATGCCACACCTGTTGATTGCGGGAGCCACGGGTACCGGCAAGTCCGTTTCCATTAACACCCTTTTGCTCTCGCTTTTATACAAACATTCGCCGGACACTTTGAAATTCATAATGGTTGACCCTAAACGCGTTGAACTCTCCCTTTATAATGGTATTCCTCATCTTATTACACCCGTTATTGTCGATTCTAAAAAAGTTGTAAACGCTTTACGCTGGGCTGTCAGAGAAATGGAAAAGCGCTATGAGCGGCTGTCCATGTCTGGTTCGCGCGATATATTTTCTTTCAACATAAGACAAGCCGCGGCTAAAGAAGATCTAATGCCGGTTATTGTTATAGTCATTGATGAATTGGCTGATTTGATGGCGGCTCATGGTCGCGATGTTGAAGCGGCGATTGTCCGACTTGCCCAAATGGCTCGTGCTGTTGGCATACATTTGATCGTCTCAACTCAACGGCCTTCGGTTGAGGTAATAACCGGTTTAATCAAGGCCAATATTACGTCCCGCATCGGTTTGCAAGTTGCTTCACAAGTAGACTCACGTACTATTTTGGACATGTCTGGCGCGGAAAAATTGTTGGGTAACGGCGATATGCTATATCTTGCCGGCGACGTGTCAAAACCGCGTCGAATTCAGGGTTCATTTGTGAGCGAGAAAGAAGTAAAGGACGTGGTTAAGTTTATCAAGCAACAAGCGGAACAACTTGACGAGGAAATCGGGGAAGAAAAAGAGGAAGAACTGAAACTTGATCCCGATGAGGTCGTGACAAGCACGGCTGGCGTTGATGGCGGCAATATGGGCGATGATCTGTTTAATGACGCCAAAGAAGTGGTGGCTCAAGCCGGTAAGGCCTCGGCATCTTTACTCCAGCGTCGGCTTCGCGTAGGGTACGCACGAGCGGCCCGACTTTTGGATCTGCTTGAAGAAAAAGGAATTATTGGTCCGGGCGAAGGCGCCAAACCAAGGGAAGTATATATTGGCCCTTCGGTGGGCTCAGGACTAGGAAAGGGCGGCGGCGTGCCTCCGACACAAGACAACTTTGTAGATGATGGTTCGGTGGCCGAAGTCGTATCGTCTGATTCAAAGCTAGACGATAAAATTGCGGTTGAAGAATAG
- the recA gene encoding recombinase RecA gives MVKEKGKKEEKTARTDVANRGVDLAIKEIQEKYGDGSIMKLGDARKVDVDVIPTGSISLDLALGVGGIPRGRVTEVYGPESSGKTTLALHLVSEVQKMGGVAAYVDAEHALDPDYAKKIGVRVNDLLISQPDTGEQALEIVETLVRSGGIQLVVVDSVAALTPRAEIEGEMDQQHMGLQARLMSHALRKLTGIVSKTNTAVLFINQIRQKIGIMFGNPETTPGGLALKFYSSVRVEIRRAAQIQSAEKIIGNRVKVKIVKNKVAAPFRVAEFDILYNEGISRHADLVNTGVVLGVVAKSGAWYNFGEQRLGQGIDGARLFLKENPKVEKEILGAVKKAAAVKEA, from the coding sequence ATGGTAAAAGAAAAAGGTAAAAAGGAGGAAAAAACAGCAAGGACAGATGTTGCGAATCGCGGTGTTGATTTAGCCATTAAAGAGATACAGGAAAAATACGGCGATGGCTCAATTATGAAGTTGGGTGATGCACGCAAGGTTGATGTGGATGTGATACCTACAGGTTCGATTTCGCTTGATCTTGCGCTTGGTGTCGGTGGTATACCGCGAGGCCGCGTTACTGAGGTCTACGGGCCCGAATCAAGCGGAAAAACTACACTGGCCCTACATCTTGTTTCTGAAGTTCAGAAAATGGGTGGTGTGGCCGCTTATGTTGATGCCGAGCACGCGCTGGACCCGGACTATGCCAAAAAAATTGGTGTTAGGGTTAATGATCTTTTGATTTCCCAGCCCGATACCGGTGAACAGGCTCTTGAAATAGTCGAAACATTGGTGCGTTCGGGTGGTATACAGCTTGTCGTGGTGGATTCAGTCGCAGCGCTTACGCCGCGGGCCGAGATTGAAGGCGAAATGGACCAACAGCATATGGGTTTGCAGGCGCGGTTGATGTCTCACGCTTTGCGTAAACTGACGGGCATAGTATCTAAAACCAATACGGCGGTTTTATTTATAAATCAAATCAGACAAAAGATCGGAATTATGTTTGGCAATCCCGAGACAACGCCAGGTGGTTTGGCGTTGAAATTCTATTCTTCTGTAAGAGTTGAAATCCGCCGCGCGGCGCAAATACAGTCAGCCGAGAAAATTATTGGCAATCGCGTTAAGGTTAAAATTGTAAAAAACAAAGTTGCCGCGCCGTTCAGGGTTGCCGAGTTCGACATACTTTATAATGAAGGTATCTCCCGCCATGCGGATCTGGTAAATACCGGCGTAGTGCTTGGCGTGGTTGCAAAAAGTGGTGCGTGGTACAACTTCGGCGAACAACGTCTTGGCCAGGGCATTGATGGCGCCCGACTGTTCCTGAAGGAAAACCCCAAAGTAGAAAAGGAAATTCTCGGAGCCGTTAAAAAGGCCGCGGCGGTCAAAGAAGCGTAG
- a CDS encoding 30S ribosomal protein S18, translated as MVCSACQEKINYVDYKNTDILRKFVSGQFKISSSVRTGLCQKHQRMVANAVKNARYMGLMPYTKLQTLKK; from the coding sequence ATGGTTTGTTCCGCTTGTCAGGAAAAAATTAATTATGTTGATTATAAAAACACGGATATACTCCGCAAATTTGTTTCGGGCCAGTTTAAGATTTCTTCTTCGGTCCGCACCGGCTTGTGCCAGAAGCACCAGCGCATGGTAGCCAACGCAGTTAAAAATGCCAGATATATGGGACTCATGCCATATACAAAATTACAAACTCTTAAAAAATAA
- a CDS encoding single-stranded DNA-binding protein: MNLNKVFLIGRLAADPESRTTQSGQMVVTVRLATNRVWNNRATGEKQEQVEFHTVTAWGGLADVISKYLRKGQLALFEGRLQTRTWQGQDGVKRYRTEIVADGMQLGPKAMGTGSYNNEVNPVRNSPPKGPSGAQSAGAISNGVKEEDIPVINEDAPITSDPIISDSDIEEKEIL; encoded by the coding sequence ATGAATCTGAACAAAGTATTTTTAATCGGCAGGTTAGCGGCTGACCCGGAATCAAGGACAACACAATCGGGACAAATGGTTGTCACTGTTAGATTGGCTACAAATCGTGTCTGGAACAACCGCGCAACAGGTGAAAAACAAGAACAGGTTGAATTTCACACCGTAACAGCTTGGGGTGGACTTGCCGACGTAATTTCAAAATACTTGCGCAAGGGACAGTTGGCGCTTTTTGAGGGGCGTCTCCAAACAAGAACTTGGCAAGGCCAAGATGGAGTAAAAAGATATCGAACGGAGATTGTTGCTGATGGCATGCAGTTGGGACCCAAGGCAATGGGAACGGGCTCATATAACAATGAGGTGAACCCCGTTAGAAATAGCCCGCCCAAAGGCCCTTCGGGCGCGCAAAGCGCGGGCGCAATTTCTAATGGAGTGAAAGAAGAAGACATACCTGTTATAAATGAGGATGCACCCATTACCAGTGACCCGATAATTTCTGATAGCGATATTGAAGAAAAAGAGATTTTATAA
- a CDS encoding 30S ribosomal protein S6, with translation MTEADIQPKTYELAYHLGPDLEEIDIKAQTQELSALVTQAGGSILTSKVPQRVHLSYMIKNKQYANFGILDFSAPTETIEKINSQIKLQGGILRYLLLKKPDEGKELRILGQYRSRPRIKTHEPATAEIAKKPAKEKTEAEKQQLEQEMVTMVI, from the coding sequence ATGACGGAAGCTGATATACAACCGAAAACCTATGAGCTTGCTTATCACTTAGGTCCTGATCTCGAAGAGATTGATATTAAGGCGCAAACACAGGAACTTTCTGCCTTAGTAACACAGGCCGGCGGTTCAATTTTAACTTCTAAAGTTCCCCAACGCGTGCATCTGTCATATATGATAAAAAACAAACAATATGCCAACTTTGGCATATTGGATTTTTCAGCACCGACTGAAACAATAGAAAAAATAAATTCTCAAATAAAATTGCAGGGCGGCATATTGAGATATCTGCTTCTTAAAAAGCCGGACGAGGGTAAGGAATTAAGAATTTTGGGACAATACCGATCCAGGCCAAGAATAAAAACACATGAACCGGCCACAGCGGAAATAGCCAAAAAACCAGCCAAAGAAAAAACCGAAGCGGAAAAACAGCAACTTGAACAAGAAATGGTTACGATGGTTATCTAG